The Flavobacteriales bacterium nucleotide sequence TGCTAACAAGTCTACCCGGACCCCTATCGCAAAGCATGCAAGTGGAACAACCACAGGAGACAAGCTTTACATCGGCAGCGGCATAAATGTTCAGGCAGGATATATTTTCAGATGCAACTGGGAGGTGGCGGGCAGGTTTACCGGAATCAAGCCGGATGTGCAGGTTGCTTCACCATTTGAGCAGTATACCCTCGGACTATCCAGGTACATTGTAGGACATAAACTAAAAGTGCAGGGAGATCTTACCTATAAGACGAAAGACAACAGTCCTGCAAACATGCTTGAATACCGGTTGCAGGTTGACTGCCACTTTTAGCTTGTTTCCTGGTTA carries:
- a CDS encoding porin, which translates into the protein ANKSTRTPIAKHASGTTTGDKLYIGSGINVQAGYIFRCNWEVAGRFTGIKPDVQVASPFEQYTLGLSRYIVGHKLKVQGDLTYKTKDNSPANMLEYRLQVDCHF